The following are from one region of the Microbacterium sp. cx-55 genome:
- the yczE gene encoding membrane protein YczE yields MIRRILRLLLGLPLYGAGAALTIEAGLGVDPWTVFAQGISLHTGIGIGWLTNIIGLLVLLLWIPLRQRPGIGTVANILLVGTAMQATLSLVPPVTNPALRVLVLLAGIVLVAVASGIYLGARLGAGPRDGLMTGIRSRWGWPVWLARGTVELSVLTIGWLLGGNVGIGTLAFALLIGPLVHVMMPLFAMRSRTPAGRRPRRSDRDTLEGATPRSSADRAGAF; encoded by the coding sequence ATGATCCGCCGCATCCTTCGCCTCCTCCTCGGCCTGCCGCTCTACGGGGCGGGCGCCGCGCTCACGATCGAAGCGGGCCTCGGCGTCGACCCGTGGACGGTCTTCGCGCAGGGCATCTCGCTTCACACCGGTATCGGCATCGGCTGGCTGACCAATATCATCGGGCTCCTCGTTCTCCTCCTCTGGATCCCGCTTCGACAGCGCCCCGGCATCGGGACGGTCGCGAACATCCTCCTCGTGGGCACCGCGATGCAAGCAACCCTGTCCCTCGTGCCGCCTGTGACGAACCCGGCGCTACGCGTGCTGGTTCTCCTGGCCGGGATCGTGCTCGTCGCCGTGGCGAGCGGTATCTACCTGGGCGCACGACTCGGCGCCGGCCCGCGAGACGGGTTGATGACCGGCATCCGATCACGGTGGGGCTGGCCGGTCTGGCTCGCGCGCGGCACCGTCGAGCTGAGCGTGCTCACCATCGGCTGGTTACTCGGCGGAAACGTCGGCATCGGCACCCTCGCGTTCGCACTCCTCATCGGCCCGCTCGTGCACGTCATGATGCCGTTGTTCGCCATGCGTTCGCGGACGCCGGCCGGCCGCCGACCGCGGCGAAGCGACCGCGATACCCTTGAGGGCGCTACCCCCCGTAGCTCAGCGGATAGAGCAGGAGCCTTCTAA
- the orn gene encoding oligoribonuclease: MSGTDGDRLVWIDCEMTGLELDVDQLVEIAIVVTDFELNPLHEGFQLVIRPDASALENMGEFVTEMHRSSGLLDEIPNGVSVAEAEFQALEYIQRFAPVEGKAPLAGNTIGTDRAFLSRYMPRLDRWLHYRNVDVSSIKELSRRWYPRVYFNAPAKDGGHRALADIRESIRELAYYREAVFVPEPGPTSDDARAVAASVVSAFAPQV, translated from the coding sequence ATGAGCGGAACCGACGGAGACAGGCTGGTCTGGATCGACTGCGAGATGACGGGCCTCGAGCTCGACGTCGATCAGCTGGTCGAAATCGCGATCGTGGTCACCGACTTCGAGCTGAACCCGTTGCACGAAGGGTTCCAGCTCGTCATCCGGCCCGACGCGTCGGCGCTCGAGAACATGGGCGAGTTCGTCACCGAGATGCACCGCAGTTCGGGGCTCCTCGACGAGATCCCGAACGGCGTGAGCGTGGCCGAAGCCGAGTTCCAGGCGCTCGAGTACATCCAGCGCTTCGCGCCGGTCGAGGGCAAGGCTCCGCTCGCGGGCAACACGATCGGCACCGACCGTGCATTCCTCTCCCGGTACATGCCCCGGCTCGACCGCTGGCTGCACTATCGGAACGTCGATGTGTCGAGCATCAAAGAACTCTCTCGGCGCTGGTATCCCCGCGTGTACTTCAACGCGCCGGCGAAGGATGGCGGCCACCGGGCGCTCGCCGACATCCGCGAATCCATCCGTGAGCTCGCCTATTACCGCGAGGCCGTCTTCGTGCCCGAGCCCGGTCCCACGAGCGACGATGCACGCGCGGTCGCGGCGTCGGTCGTGTCCGCATTCGCTCCCCAAGTATGA
- a CDS encoding metallopeptidase family protein, protein MQMDAEAFERLVVDELDRLPDDMVNGLDNVIFVVEDRNVDADLLGLYDGWALTERERYGSGELPDRIVVYREAHLAVCADENELRDEVHTTLVHEIAHFYGIDDDRLHELGWA, encoded by the coding sequence ATGCAGATGGATGCCGAGGCGTTCGAGCGTCTCGTCGTGGACGAGCTCGACCGCCTTCCCGACGACATGGTGAACGGACTGGACAACGTGATCTTCGTCGTCGAGGACCGAAACGTCGACGCGGACCTGCTCGGCTTGTACGACGGGTGGGCGCTGACCGAGCGCGAACGATACGGTTCGGGCGAGCTGCCCGATCGGATCGTCGTCTACCGCGAGGCGCATCTCGCCGTGTGCGCAGACGAGAACGAACTCCGCGATGAGGTGCATACGACGCTCGTGCACGAGATCGCGCACTTCTACGGCATCGACGATGACCGACTGCACGAGCTGGGGTGGGCATGA
- a CDS encoding DUF2017 family protein encodes MIDPPETVVLELTRVEAVHLRGLVDQFVDLLSDAPDAAADPAIARLVPSAYPDDPAAAAQFRSSTQPELLRRRTDEAAMVLADLSVAGHADDLAHDGPEDALAEFVIRLDRERTGAWLRTLAAVRLVLAARLGIQSEDDHEPSDARYGVYEWLGYRLDGLTRAASGSDV; translated from the coding sequence GTGATCGATCCACCCGAGACGGTCGTCCTCGAGCTCACCCGCGTCGAGGCCGTGCATCTGCGCGGTCTCGTCGATCAGTTCGTCGATCTCCTGTCGGATGCGCCGGATGCCGCCGCCGATCCGGCGATCGCGCGCCTCGTACCGTCCGCCTACCCCGACGATCCCGCGGCCGCCGCCCAGTTCCGGTCCTCGACCCAACCCGAGCTCCTCCGGCGGCGAACCGACGAGGCCGCGATGGTGCTCGCCGATCTGTCGGTGGCGGGGCACGCCGATGATCTCGCGCACGACGGCCCGGAGGACGCCCTCGCCGAGTTCGTCATCCGGCTCGACCGAGAGCGCACGGGCGCGTGGCTGCGGACCCTCGCGGCGGTGCGGCTCGTGTTGGCCGCTCGGCTCGGCATCCAGTCCGAAGACGATCACGAACCAAGTGATGCCCGTTACGGCGTGTACGAGTGGCTCGGCTATCGGCTCGACGGGCTGACACGGGCAGCATCCGGTTCTGACGTCTGA
- a CDS encoding DNA polymerase IV: protein MGRGDGSGRIVSPDDADDTGAGILHVDMDAFYAAVEVLDNPALAGKPIIIGAPEGRSVVSSASYEARKFGVRSAMPVSQALRLCPTAVVVRPHFDRYIESSRAVMSIFHEITPLVEPLSIDEAFLDVRGARRLWGSPGVIARMLRAQVRERTGLTCSIGAASTKHVAKMASTMSKPDGLLIIPADRTMDFLRPRSVRALWGVGPKSAESLESRGIRTIGDVLATPRPILDRALGASMGERIWHLARGEDAREIQTERIEKSIGHEETFEDDVDDDAVLGAELRRLADRVGARLRAHGAEAATVALKVRFADFRTVSRSVTLPEPTAVGQRIGDAARELLSALERPLPIRLIGVRAENLRSATASAMLWDDDAEWRRVEEAMDGATTRFGRGVVTRAALLGPPRGGTTLPSHPRPPAPHSE, encoded by the coding sequence GTGGGACGCGGCGACGGATCAGGACGCATCGTGTCGCCGGATGATGCCGACGACACCGGAGCGGGCATCCTGCACGTCGACATGGACGCGTTCTATGCGGCCGTCGAAGTGCTCGACAACCCGGCCCTGGCGGGTAAGCCGATCATCATCGGTGCGCCCGAGGGGCGAAGCGTGGTCTCGAGTGCCTCGTACGAGGCGCGGAAGTTCGGCGTCCGTTCGGCCATGCCGGTCTCACAGGCATTGCGACTGTGTCCCACCGCGGTCGTCGTGCGACCGCACTTCGACCGGTACATCGAGTCGTCCCGCGCGGTGATGTCGATCTTCCACGAGATCACCCCCCTCGTAGAACCGTTGTCGATCGATGAAGCCTTCCTCGACGTGCGCGGTGCGCGCCGCCTGTGGGGGTCACCGGGAGTCATTGCGCGGATGTTGCGGGCGCAGGTGCGGGAGCGCACCGGGCTCACGTGCAGCATCGGTGCCGCCTCGACCAAGCACGTCGCGAAGATGGCATCGACCATGAGCAAGCCCGACGGCCTCCTGATCATCCCGGCCGACCGCACCATGGACTTCCTTCGTCCGCGTTCTGTCCGGGCGCTCTGGGGCGTGGGGCCGAAGTCCGCGGAATCTCTCGAGTCGCGGGGCATCCGCACGATCGGCGACGTGCTGGCCACACCGCGACCGATACTCGATCGCGCGCTGGGGGCGTCGATGGGCGAGCGCATCTGGCATCTCGCGCGCGGCGAAGACGCCCGCGAGATCCAAACTGAACGCATCGAGAAGAGCATCGGCCACGAGGAGACGTTCGAGGACGACGTCGACGACGACGCGGTCCTCGGAGCCGAGCTCCGCCGACTCGCTGACCGCGTGGGGGCGCGCCTGCGTGCGCACGGTGCCGAGGCGGCAACCGTCGCGCTCAAGGTGCGATTCGCGGATTTCCGCACGGTGAGCCGGTCGGTGACCCTGCCGGAGCCGACGGCCGTCGGTCAGCGCATCGGCGATGCGGCGCGCGAGCTCTTGAGCGCGTTGGAGCGACCGCTCCCCATCCGCCTGATCGGCGTCCGCGCAGAGAACCTCCGCAGCGCCACGGCGTCGGCCATGCTGTGGGACGACGACGCGGAATGGCGCCGGGTCGAAGAAGCGATGGACGGCGCGACGACCCGGTTCGGTCGCGGCGTCGTGACCCGCGCCGCGCTGCTCGGGCCACCGCGCGGAGGAACGACGCTGCCCTCGCATCCTCGGCCGCCCGCGCCGCACTCGGAGTGA
- the gatB gene encoding Asp-tRNA(Asn)/Glu-tRNA(Gln) amidotransferase subunit GatB — translation MAKAALMDFDKALELYEPVLGFEVHVELNTATKMFSSAPNSFGREPNTDLAPVDLGLPGSLPVVNEEAVKFSISLGLALGCSIAPSSRFARKNYFYPDLGKNYQISQYDEPIAFDGEVVVELADGTMVTVPIERAHMEEDAGKLTHVGGATGRIQGAEYSLVDYNRAGVPLVEIVTRPIFGAEHRAPEIAKAYVQTIRDIVLSLGISDAKMERGNLRCDANVSLRPRGQEKLGTRTETKNVNSMRSVERAVRYEIQRQAAILADGGSITQETRHWHEDTGRTSPGRPKSDADDYRYFPEPDLLPVVPDPALIEKLRAELPEPPAARRRRLKADWGFTDLEFQDVANGGLIAEIEATVAAGASPAAARKWWTGEISRVANAQDREPSGLVSPAHVAALQGLVDAGTLTDKLARQVLEGVIAGEGAPQDVVDARGLAVVSDDGPLIAAIDEALAAQPDVLQKIRDGKVQAAGAIIGAVMKAMKGQADAARVRELVLERATV, via the coding sequence ATGGCCAAGGCCGCGCTGATGGACTTCGACAAGGCGCTCGAACTGTACGAGCCCGTGCTCGGATTCGAAGTCCACGTCGAACTGAACACCGCGACGAAGATGTTCTCGTCCGCCCCGAACTCGTTCGGTCGCGAGCCGAACACCGACCTCGCGCCCGTCGACCTCGGGCTTCCCGGGTCGCTGCCGGTCGTGAACGAAGAGGCGGTGAAGTTCTCGATCAGCCTAGGTCTCGCACTCGGATGCTCGATCGCGCCGTCGAGCCGCTTCGCCCGGAAGAACTACTTCTACCCCGACCTCGGCAAGAACTACCAGATCTCGCAGTACGACGAGCCCATCGCCTTCGACGGCGAGGTCGTCGTCGAGCTCGCCGACGGCACCATGGTGACCGTGCCGATCGAGCGGGCGCACATGGAGGAAGACGCCGGCAAGCTGACGCACGTCGGTGGCGCGACCGGCCGCATCCAGGGCGCGGAGTACTCGCTCGTCGACTACAACCGCGCCGGGGTGCCGCTGGTCGAGATCGTCACGCGCCCCATCTTCGGTGCGGAGCACCGGGCGCCGGAGATCGCGAAGGCGTACGTGCAGACGATTCGCGACATCGTGCTGTCGCTCGGGATTTCCGACGCCAAGATGGAGCGGGGAAACCTTCGCTGCGATGCGAACGTGTCGCTGCGCCCGCGTGGACAGGAGAAGCTCGGCACCCGCACCGAGACGAAGAACGTCAACTCGATGCGCTCGGTCGAGCGTGCCGTGCGGTACGAGATCCAGCGGCAGGCGGCCATCCTCGCCGACGGCGGATCGATCACGCAGGAGACCCGGCACTGGCACGAGGACACCGGTCGCACGTCGCCCGGACGCCCCAAGTCGGATGCGGATGACTACCGTTACTTCCCCGAACCCGACTTGCTGCCGGTCGTGCCCGATCCGGCTCTCATCGAGAAGCTCCGCGCGGAGCTGCCGGAGCCGCCGGCCGCCCGTCGTCGTCGGCTGAAGGCGGACTGGGGTTTCACCGACCTCGAGTTCCAGGATGTCGCCAACGGTGGCCTGATCGCCGAGATCGAGGCGACCGTCGCGGCGGGTGCGTCGCCCGCCGCTGCTCGTAAGTGGTGGACGGGCGAGATCAGCCGGGTCGCCAATGCCCAGGACCGCGAGCCCTCCGGGCTGGTCTCGCCCGCGCACGTCGCCGCCCTGCAGGGGCTCGTCGACGCGGGAACGCTGACCGACAAGCTCGCCCGACAGGTGCTCGAGGGCGTCATCGCCGGCGAGGGCGCTCCGCAGGACGTCGTCGACGCACGCGGTCTGGCCGTCGTCTCGGACGATGGTCCGCTGATCGCCGCAATCGACGAGGCCCTGGCGGCGCAGCCCGATGTGCTGCAGAAGATCCGCGATGGCAAAGTTCAGGCTGCCGGCGCCATCATCGGAGCCGTGATGAAGGCGATGAAGGGCCAGGCCGACGCCGCGCGTGTTCGCGAACTGGTCCTGGAGCGCGCTACCGTCTGA
- the gatA gene encoding Asp-tRNA(Asn)/Glu-tRNA(Gln) amidotransferase subunit GatA, whose translation MSAAELITLTAADLASKLASGEVSSVEATQAHLDRIAAVDGDVHAFLHVSDHALEAAADIDRRRAAGEQLSPIAGVPLAIKDVLVTTDMPSTSGSKILEGYMSPFDATVVARSRAAGLIPLGKTNMDEFAMGSSTEHSAYGPTHNPWDLDRIPGGSGGGSAAAVAAFEAPLALGSDTGGSIRQPAHVTGTVGVKPTYGAVSRYGAIALASSLDQIGPVTRTVLDAGLLHDVIGGHDRNDSTSLTDAWPSFADAAREGARGDVLKGLRVGVVKELDDAGFQRGVSASFRAALATMEAQGAEIVEISAPHFEYGVAAYYLILPAEASSNLAKFDSVRFGLRVTPHAGATVEEVMAATREAGFGDEVKRRIILGTYALSAGYYDAYYGSAQKVRTLIQRDFADAFASVDVIATPSAPTTAFRLGEQLDDPLQMYLNDVTTIPANLAGVPGISIPSGLAEDDGLPVGIQFLAPAREDARLYQVGAALEALLIDSWGGPLLARAPKLGGTR comes from the coding sequence ATGAGCGCGGCCGAACTGATCACCCTCACCGCCGCGGACCTCGCGAGCAAGCTGGCCTCGGGCGAGGTGTCCAGCGTCGAGGCGACGCAGGCGCATCTCGACCGGATCGCCGCGGTCGACGGTGACGTGCACGCGTTCCTGCACGTATCGGACCACGCGCTGGAGGCCGCTGCCGACATCGATCGCCGTCGCGCGGCCGGCGAGCAGCTGAGCCCGATCGCGGGTGTTCCGCTCGCGATCAAGGACGTCCTGGTCACCACCGACATGCCGTCCACCAGCGGATCGAAGATCCTCGAGGGCTACATGTCGCCCTTCGACGCCACGGTCGTCGCCCGTTCGCGCGCGGCGGGGCTGATCCCGCTCGGCAAGACGAACATGGACGAGTTCGCGATGGGTTCCTCGACGGAGCATTCCGCGTACGGACCGACCCACAACCCGTGGGACCTCGACCGCATCCCGGGCGGATCCGGCGGTGGCTCCGCTGCCGCGGTCGCGGCTTTCGAAGCGCCGCTCGCCCTCGGCTCCGACACCGGCGGATCGATCCGTCAGCCGGCGCACGTGACGGGAACGGTCGGCGTCAAACCCACCTACGGCGCCGTGAGCCGGTACGGCGCGATCGCGCTCGCCTCGAGCCTTGACCAGATCGGGCCCGTCACGCGGACGGTGCTGGATGCCGGGCTCCTGCACGACGTCATCGGCGGCCACGACCGGAACGATTCCACCTCACTCACCGACGCATGGCCGTCGTTTGCGGATGCGGCGCGGGAAGGCGCCCGTGGCGACGTGCTCAAGGGGCTCCGGGTGGGTGTCGTGAAGGAGCTCGACGACGCCGGGTTCCAGCGCGGCGTGTCCGCGTCCTTCCGCGCGGCACTCGCGACGATGGAGGCGCAGGGCGCGGAGATCGTGGAGATCAGCGCGCCGCACTTCGAGTACGGCGTCGCGGCCTACTACCTGATCCTGCCGGCCGAGGCATCCAGCAACCTCGCGAAGTTCGACTCGGTCCGCTTCGGGCTGCGGGTCACCCCGCACGCGGGCGCGACGGTCGAAGAAGTGATGGCCGCGACTCGCGAGGCGGGTTTCGGCGACGAGGTGAAGCGCCGCATCATCCTCGGAACCTACGCTCTCTCCGCCGGGTACTACGACGCGTACTACGGGTCGGCGCAGAAGGTGCGAACGCTCATCCAGCGCGACTTCGCGGACGCGTTCGCATCGGTCGATGTGATCGCCACGCCGTCCGCTCCGACGACGGCATTCCGTCTCGGTGAGCAGCTGGATGACCCGCTGCAGATGTACTTGAACGACGTGACGACGATCCCCGCGAACCTCGCCGGGGTACCCGGGATCTCGATCCCGTCGGGTCTCGCGGAGGACGACGGGCTGCCGGTCGGCATCCAGTTCCTGGCACCCGCCCGTGAGGACGCCCGCCTCTATCAGGTGGGCGCCGCGCTCGAGGCGCTGCTGATCGATTCATGGGGCGGCCCGTTGCTGGCACGGGCGCCGAAGCTGGGAGGGACGCGCTGA
- the gatC gene encoding Asp-tRNA(Asn)/Glu-tRNA(Gln) amidotransferase subunit GatC, translating into MSEFTPDLVRQLGVLARIQLTDEEAERLTGELDAIVDNIAKVSQVATADVPATSHPIPLQNVYRPDVVRDTLTTAQALQNAPDADGSRFRVTAILGEEQ; encoded by the coding sequence GTGTCTGAATTCACCCCCGATCTCGTGCGCCAACTCGGCGTGCTCGCCCGGATCCAGCTGACCGACGAAGAGGCCGAGCGTCTCACCGGTGAGCTGGATGCCATCGTCGACAACATCGCCAAGGTCTCTCAGGTGGCGACCGCCGATGTTCCGGCGACGAGCCACCCGATTCCGTTGCAGAACGTCTATCGCCCCGACGTGGTCCGTGACACGCTCACGACGGCGCAGGCCCTGCAGAACGCTCCGGATGCGGACGGCAGCCGCTTCCGCGTCACCGCCATCCTCGGAGAAGAGCAATGA
- a CDS encoding long-chain-fatty-acid--CoA ligase gives MTTFHPPRPWVHSYAAGVPEDLDPVTGSLVDIVDASVRDYPDAPALQFFGRVTTYRELDAQIARAAAGLRALGVGAGDPVALVLPNCPQHIVAFYAVLRLGAVVVEHNPLYTPRELRKQFEDHGAKHAIVWSKVARTVQDFPADLQVRSLVSIDVTRAMPFATRAALRLPISKARESRAALYEKVSGAVSWEELLRAEPLSARHPRPATDDLAIIQYTSGTTGTPKGAALTHRNLLANAAQSRAWVPQIVRGNGCVVYAVLPMFHAYGLTLCLTFAMSMGARLVLFPKFDPDMVLAVTKKHPATFLPLVPPIADRLLQAAVAQGVSLSGTEVAISGAMALPHDLVVPFEAETGGFLVEGYGLSECSPVLMANPVADNRVAGTVGLPLPGTECRVVDPDQPSQDVPPGERGELLVRGPQVFSGYYGKPEETEAVFVDDWFRTGDIVTIDEDGFVRIVDRIKELIITGGFNVAPTEVENVLRQHPQVEDVAVVGLPSEHSGEDVVAAIVVAPGTAVDTEAIREFARGILTPYKVPRRITVVEELPKSLIGKVLRRQVREKLLGNPSA, from the coding sequence GTGACGACGTTCCATCCGCCCCGTCCGTGGGTGCACAGCTACGCCGCGGGGGTTCCCGAGGATCTCGACCCGGTGACCGGTTCACTCGTGGACATCGTGGACGCCTCCGTCCGCGACTACCCCGACGCCCCGGCCCTGCAGTTCTTCGGACGGGTGACGACGTATCGCGAACTCGACGCGCAGATCGCTCGCGCGGCCGCGGGGCTCCGCGCCCTGGGCGTGGGTGCCGGCGACCCGGTCGCCCTCGTGCTGCCCAACTGCCCCCAGCACATCGTCGCGTTCTACGCGGTGCTGCGTCTCGGCGCGGTCGTCGTCGAGCACAATCCGCTGTACACGCCGCGCGAGCTGCGGAAGCAGTTCGAAGACCACGGCGCGAAGCACGCGATCGTGTGGAGCAAGGTCGCTCGCACGGTGCAGGACTTCCCCGCCGACCTCCAGGTGCGCTCTCTCGTCTCGATCGACGTGACCCGCGCGATGCCGTTCGCGACCCGCGCGGCGCTGCGATTGCCGATCTCGAAGGCCCGCGAGTCGCGGGCGGCTCTGTACGAGAAGGTGTCGGGCGCCGTGTCGTGGGAGGAGCTCCTCCGCGCGGAGCCGCTTTCCGCCCGTCACCCGCGGCCCGCGACCGACGATCTCGCGATCATCCAGTACACGAGCGGCACCACGGGAACCCCCAAGGGCGCCGCCCTCACGCACCGCAACCTGCTGGCGAACGCCGCGCAGTCGCGGGCGTGGGTGCCGCAGATCGTGCGCGGGAACGGATGCGTCGTCTACGCGGTGCTGCCGATGTTCCACGCATACGGCCTCACGCTCTGCCTCACGTTCGCGATGTCGATGGGCGCGCGGCTGGTGCTGTTTCCGAAGTTCGATCCCGACATGGTGCTCGCGGTGACGAAGAAGCATCCTGCGACGTTCCTGCCGTTGGTTCCCCCGATCGCCGATCGGCTCCTGCAGGCAGCGGTCGCCCAGGGTGTCTCGCTGTCGGGCACCGAGGTCGCGATCTCCGGAGCCATGGCACTGCCGCACGACCTCGTCGTGCCGTTCGAGGCGGAGACCGGCGGGTTCCTCGTCGAGGGATACGGACTCAGCGAGTGCTCCCCCGTCCTGATGGCGAATCCGGTCGCCGACAATCGCGTCGCCGGCACGGTGGGCCTGCCCCTCCCCGGCACGGAGTGCCGGGTCGTCGATCCCGACCAACCGTCCCAGGACGTGCCGCCCGGGGAGCGCGGTGAACTCCTGGTGCGCGGCCCACAGGTGTTCTCCGGCTACTACGGCAAGCCGGAGGAGACCGAAGCGGTCTTCGTCGATGACTGGTTCCGCACCGGCGACATCGTCACGATCGACGAGGACGGCTTCGTCCGGATCGTCGACCGCATCAAGGAACTCATCATCACGGGCGGCTTCAACGTCGCCCCGACCGAAGTCGAGAACGTTCTGCGACAGCATCCGCAGGTCGAGGACGTCGCCGTCGTCGGGCTGCCGAGCGAGCACTCCGGAGAGGATGTCGTCGCCGCCATCGTGGTGGCCCCCGGAACCGCGGTCGATACCGAGGCGATCCGCGAGTTCGCCCGCGGGATCCTCACCCCCTATAAGGTTCCGCGTCGCATCACCGTGGTCGAGGAGCTTCCGAAGTCCCTGATCGGCAAGGTCCTCCGGCGTCAGGTGCGCGAGAAGCTGCTCGGCAACCCGAGCGCCTGA